Part of the Triticum urartu cultivar G1812 chromosome 2, Tu2.1, whole genome shotgun sequence genome, CAGGGACACAATCAAAGGCTGCACGGCGAGGCCGCGGCTGCAGTAAGACCATTTACGGACCCCTCAAACATCCGCGGACATGCTTAACATGAACAGTGACTAGACACTCCTCAATTTAAAACAACTACATCCGGACATCTCATACTAGATTTTCAAATCCATACAAACGTAGGCAAATGAAAAAATACTCCTCGTTGGAGATGTCGACTATTTTCGTGCCCGGCTCCGGGTACATGGGCGGCAGCGGCTCCTCCGGCTGCTCCGCTCCGGCCTCCTCATCTATCTACTAGTCGAGTTCGGCGAAGAGCGCATCGGTCGCCGCCTACTCCTGCCGGAGGAACTGCCGATTGGCCTCCACATAGCCTTCATCATGGATAGACTCCAGGATGGCCAGCTGCGAGCTCTGCCATCTCCGCGGCTTGTGCGACGGCGAACTCCGCCTACGCCTCCTTCATGTTGAACCCCGGGGCAGGCtgctccgcctcgtcctcctccggATCTGTCACCTCCATCGGCTCCGGCAGTTGCTCTTCCTCGTTCTCCTCCGACTGCTGCTCCTCATCCTCCTCCGGCTCCGGCGAGTCCGGAGGCAGGCCGACAGCGATGTGGGCGGAGCACATAGCCTGGATCCCCTCCACGATCTGTCTCCGGCGCTCCAGCGTGAGCATAGCGTATGTGGCAATCTTTCGCTGGACCATGGCGATGCCGGAGAGCGGGGGAGAGGAGGCGGACGGGTTTGGATGGCGACACAGAGAGGGAGAAGGTGGATGGGCTAGGGttgggggaggctggccggcttAAAAAGCCGGGTTTGGCCTCGGGCGGCGAGCTGGAGCGGTGCCATGTGGCATTCACACCGCAGCGACGGAGGAGGCGTCCGTTGGACCACTGGGTTTACGTGCGATTCCGCGGGACCCCATCGTCAGTCCTACGTGGCACCCCCTTTATTCGTCCCATATTTAGACTGAATATGAGGGGTGCCGGTCAGCCCAGGCATTTGAAGCGCCTGGCGGAGTCAAAATCGTGACCGGGCAGCCCGCCTGGGCGTTTGAGAAAGGTTTGGGTTGCCCGGCTATAGATGCTCTAAGGGGGCCGTGTTAGCCGGGAAGCGTGCATTCAAAAATTGCTAATGGAGCTCGAGCACAAGCTTTGAAAATTTCAAATATTAACTAATTTTAGTATAAGAAAAACAAACAACAAAAGCATGCACATAAAGGATGTACTATACAACATGTTACTAATGTTTCATGACGAAATATGTCTTGATTCGAGTTTTTTATATCACCGATAAAGAAAACTTATTTTGTCATGAAAATTAGCAGAAATGACGCGTGCATCCCCACGGGTGCGCATTTTTTCAGAATGTTTTAAACTTATTAAGGCCCAGTTTGGATTATCGTTTAGCTTCTAGATACCCTTGTAAAACCATAAACACTGTGTTTTCTCCTCGTGATGGACAGAGGCCATTCTTCAGACATGTTTCCTCTGTCCAGCGTCAGCGGGTAGCCATGCCTGAACCTTTCTAATCCTTGCAGCCCCGCGCCGCACTACAGCAGAGCAGCCGGCGGGCGAGGAGAGTTAACCCCACCGGCTGCCGCACCTCTCCTCGGCCCCCGGCCCGCCAGATCTCCCTTCTGTTCTTCAGTTCCCCCGCGAGCAACTTCTCCGGCCGCATGGAGCAAGCCGTCGATCTGGTCTCACGGAACTCAAGAGGTTTGGGTTCATCATCGATCCACGCCTACATCCCCTCAGGTAAATCTCATGCCGGAGACGGTCCTCATCGCAAATTAATCAGTACTTATTCCCATGTCCATCAAAACTGATAATCATCCTGTTCGCCATGCATCTTACCTACAGTAGCTTTCTTGATTCCATCTACCATGCTTTAGTTTAACTGGGTCCGATGAATATGCGCTTAGTCCCTTTGGAATCCTTCAGTTCACCCCAAAACACGCTTTTGTTTTGCCCATGCTAATGGCTGTAATAATCCTTCGAAAAGTTGAGGAACAGAAGAAGAAATGACACCAATACAATGTATTTAGAGACGCATCCTGCATTCCAGACTGCTCctggttttttttttttttggaaaaggagAATGACCCCCGGCCTTTGCATCCGGAAGATGCATGCGGCCATAGACTGCTCCTGGTATAAAAGCAAAAATCCCAGCATCCCAATCAGTATGCAAGTCCAGTTTCGCAAACTGGCTAGCCATTCATGACGACAGCACTATACAGTTCAGTTATGCAGAATTGCACAGAGCTGGTTAATGTTGACCTCACATTTTACATTCTATTCACATGTACTACAGTGATATACAGAGAGCAGAGGAAAGTGGCCAAGTAAATCAACTACAAGTTACTTGGATACGGTTCCTAACTCTTAAGCATCCTATCCTTTTTAAGCATTACAAGTCGCTCAACTACCGCCACCATGTCGGGCCGATCTTCTACATCTTCTTTTAGGCACTCAATTGCCAGCTTGCCAATTTCTTCCAGGCAATAGATATCTTCTTCTTCAGCTGCGATCTCCTTGTCCAACATTGCGCTACCGCTCTTTTCTTTCTCACAAACTTTACGGAACTCCAAAATGAGGCTACAGTATTTGTCGTATACACTTCGCTTCCTGGTAATGAGTTCTAAGAGAACCGCCCCAAAGATGTAGACGTCGCTTTTTTCTGTCAGTTGCCCCGTTTTAAGGAACGTTGGGTCAACGTAAGCCATGTCCCCGGCTACAATCTTGCCGAAATAATATTCCTCTCTAAGCAGCTTCCATAACCCGAAATCCAAGATTTTTGGTACGAACTTGTCATCCAGAAGTATGTTTTCCGGTTTGATATCACCATGCCGTATGGCTTGATCTCCATAGGAGTGCATACATGTTAAGCCCCGTGCAGTTCCAATTGCAATATCCAGACGCAAGTCTAAGGGGAGCTTTTGGTTTCTGCTGTTGCCATGAAGGATGTCTTGAAGACTTCCTTTGCCAGCAAACTCATACACCAACATTGGAACATCCACCTCCAGGCAGCAACCGACGAGCTTGAGAATATTCACGTGCATCATATGTGTCTGGATCTCTATTTGCTCGATAAACTGCTCCTTTAAAGCTTCAGTAACCTTGACAGAGGACATAACTGCCACTGCGGTGTTGTCAGGAA contains:
- the LOC125535326 gene encoding cysteine-rich receptor-like protein kinase 43, translated to MHSSMCPPTIHGDIAPGNILLDDNFGAKLFDFGISRMFSKDSTQYTLNIIGRIGYMDPLYAHNGCINPKSDVYSFGVVLVELVTRKKAYENGSMGLIGTFSQAVQKGKKAREMFDADIAQSSNIKVLDKIVNLAAECLRMEMSKRPQMEDVAERLRMLIKARCQQGQEKTAGHGTLWGKQDNNTTQSERISSSNSAVFFNLNSLGIFSRNAHTNFKRNGGPVLQNVKGLYIFTKSELRKITNSYSEFLLIGSFGRVFKGTLPDNTAVAVMSSVKVTEALKEQFIEQIEIQTHMMHVNILKLVGCCLEVDVPMLVYEFAGKGSLQDILHGNSRNQKLPLDLRLDIAIGTARGLTCMHSYGDQAIRHGDIKPENILLDDKFVPKILDFGLWKLLREEYYFGKIVAGDMAYVDPTFLKTGQLTEKSDVYIFGAVLLELITRKRSVYDKYCSLILEFRKVCEKEKSGSAMLDKEIAAEEEDIYCLEEIGKLAIECLKEDVEDRPDMVAVVERLVMLKKDRMLKS